In the genome of Kitasatospora cathayae, one region contains:
- a CDS encoding helix-turn-helix domain-containing protein, translated as MGTPLGDFIRAKRDSIQPETFGLPDSGRRRSPGLRRTDLAVRAGISVEYLTRLEQGRDRNPSTAVVNALADALSLDPAERTHLRYLAKITGGACPNHVRPAPPTREVRPTVRETLRLLEPGIAAVTNRLGDVLAHTPGYAAVLGAAGLLDHPAPNLTRYVFTDPRARTLFPDWDDVADEQAFDLWLGPSAENSEWLSTELAPVAGPEFTRRLGNQLVPRRGPLRLHHPTGPELRLHRETLEFPADAQQLLVLLPADPETATHLAQLTSPAAPRLRAIS; from the coding sequence ATGGGCACACCACTGGGGGACTTCATCCGCGCCAAGCGCGACAGCATCCAACCCGAGACCTTCGGCCTGCCCGACTCCGGCCGCCGCCGCTCACCCGGACTGCGCCGCACCGACCTCGCCGTCCGCGCGGGCATCAGCGTCGAGTACCTCACCCGGCTGGAACAGGGCCGCGACCGCAACCCCTCCACCGCCGTGGTCAACGCCCTCGCCGACGCCCTCAGCCTCGACCCCGCCGAACGCACCCACCTGCGCTACCTCGCCAAGATCACCGGCGGCGCCTGCCCCAACCACGTCCGCCCGGCCCCGCCCACCCGCGAGGTCCGCCCCACCGTCCGCGAGACCCTGCGCCTCCTCGAACCGGGCATCGCCGCCGTCACCAACCGCCTCGGCGACGTCCTCGCCCACACCCCCGGCTACGCCGCCGTCCTCGGCGCCGCCGGCCTGCTCGACCACCCCGCCCCCAACCTCACCCGCTACGTCTTCACCGACCCCCGCGCCCGCACCCTCTTCCCCGACTGGGACGACGTCGCCGACGAGCAGGCCTTCGACCTCTGGCTCGGCCCCTCCGCCGAGAACTCCGAATGGCTCAGCACCGAACTCGCCCCCGTCGCCGGCCCCGAGTTCACCCGCCGCCTCGGCAACCAACTCGTCCCCCGCCGCGGCCCCCTCCGCCTCCACCACCCCACCGGCCCCGAACTCCGCCTCCATCGCGAAACCCTGGAGTTCCCCGCCGACGCCCAACAACTCCTCGTCCTCCTCCCCGCCGACCCCGAAACCGCCACCCACCTCGCCCAGTTGACCAGCCCGGCCGCACCCCGGCTCCGGGCGATCTCCTGA
- a CDS encoding VOC family protein codes for MRVVALDHLVLNVADIERSLAFYTGLLGLEPVRVDEWRAGKVSFPSVRVSPETIIDLFHRPRHESNVDHICLTVEPLDWQEVVDSGVFTVLDGPGPRYGARGTATSLYVQDPDGNTVELRWYPQDATEDAEDTD; via the coding sequence ATGCGCGTCGTCGCCCTCGACCACCTGGTCCTCAACGTCGCCGACATCGAGCGGTCCCTGGCCTTCTACACCGGCCTCCTCGGCCTGGAGCCGGTCCGGGTCGACGAGTGGCGGGCCGGCAAGGTCTCCTTCCCGTCCGTCCGGGTCTCCCCCGAGACGATCATCGACCTGTTCCACCGCCCCCGGCACGAGTCCAACGTCGACCACATCTGCCTCACCGTCGAGCCCCTCGACTGGCAGGAGGTCGTCGACTCCGGCGTCTTCACCGTCCTCGACGGCCCGGGCCCGCGCTACGGCGCCCGCGGCACCGCCACCTCCCTCTACGTCCAGGACCCGGACGGCAACACCGTCGAACTCCGCTGGTACCCCCAGGACGCCACCGAGGACGCCGAGGACACCGACTGA
- a CDS encoding LysR family transcriptional regulator — translation MLERLEIEVFLALAEELHFGRTAERLGLTTGRVSQVVRKLERRVGAPLFDRTSRSVRITPVGRQLAGDLAPVVAAMAEALRRAVDAGRGVTGELRVAFLGEWTAPVLLRAVALFGERHPDCRVDVREVQLSNSRSSLEDGSIDVLVASHPFDGMTLGPVLLTERRVLAVPAGHPLAAEASVSLEVLADHPVVQYPAVTSIGFKRDRTPDRTPSGRPVPKGPSGGTFSEMLSLVAMGRGVLPVGEHCRQYYPRPDLAYVPIHDAPPIERGPVWLPANTTERVREFARAAADAVR, via the coding sequence GTGTTGGAGCGGCTGGAGATCGAGGTCTTCCTCGCGCTCGCCGAGGAACTGCACTTCGGCCGGACCGCCGAACGGCTGGGCCTCACCACCGGTCGGGTCAGCCAGGTGGTCAGGAAGCTGGAACGCCGGGTCGGCGCACCGCTGTTCGACCGCACCAGCCGGTCCGTGCGGATCACCCCGGTCGGGCGGCAGCTGGCCGGGGACCTCGCCCCGGTGGTGGCCGCGATGGCGGAGGCGCTGCGCCGGGCGGTGGACGCGGGCCGCGGGGTGACCGGCGAACTGCGGGTCGCGTTCCTCGGTGAGTGGACGGCCCCGGTGCTGCTCCGGGCGGTCGCGCTGTTCGGCGAGCGGCACCCCGACTGCCGGGTGGACGTGCGGGAGGTGCAGCTCTCCAACTCCCGCTCCAGCCTGGAGGACGGCTCGATCGACGTCCTGGTCGCCTCCCACCCCTTCGACGGCATGACGCTCGGGCCGGTCCTGCTCACCGAGCGGCGCGTCCTGGCCGTGCCGGCCGGGCACCCGCTGGCCGCCGAGGCCTCGGTGTCGCTCGAGGTGCTCGCGGACCACCCGGTGGTGCAGTACCCGGCGGTAACCTCGATCGGCTTCAAGCGCGACCGCACCCCCGACCGCACCCCCTCCGGCCGCCCCGTCCCCAAGGGCCCGTCCGGCGGCACCTTCTCCGAGATGCTCAGCCTGGTCGCCATGGGCCGGGGCGTCCTCCCCGTCGGCGAACACTGCCGCCAGTACTACCCGCGCCCCGACCTCGCCTACGTCCCCATCCACGACGCCCCACCCATCGAACGCGGCCCGGTCTGGCTTCCGGCCAACACCACCGAACGCGTCCGCGAGTTCGCCCGAGCCGCCGCCGACGCGGTCCGTTAG